One segment of Tamlana crocina DNA contains the following:
- a CDS encoding exostosin family protein yields MLKLYTNISLLTDANRSKVFPLLFDLHYVKNEEVLDFYELVDTILDCDIVVFPIDYGSFFKNEKAFQRLLTEAQKYKKPIWLYTAGDFGFTVHIPNSYNFRLGGFHSKLSDNTFVMPSFINDPFETALKTSFSVVKKEEKPSVGFVGHAKTGVIKHLKSVLSHLKFRFKFMLKTTYFDKQPFYPSGIKRAQYLNMLKRSENLQTNFILRNNYRAGAKDQKAKARTTTEFYNNIFYNLYTFCIRGVGNFSVRFYETLAVGRIPILLNTDCRLPLSNLIDWNKHAVILDASSKVSLEQQILQFHEAKSHEELSEIQKSNRLLWETHLRRHSYFIKVHDIFVEQLKPKHA; encoded by the coding sequence GTGCTTAAACTTTATACAAACATATCGTTGTTAACCGATGCCAACCGAAGCAAAGTGTTTCCGTTGCTGTTCGATTTGCATTATGTTAAAAATGAGGAAGTGCTTGATTTTTATGAGTTGGTCGATACGATTTTAGATTGTGATATCGTTGTGTTTCCCATTGATTATGGTTCGTTTTTTAAAAATGAAAAAGCATTTCAAAGGTTATTAACCGAAGCCCAAAAATACAAAAAGCCAATTTGGTTGTACACGGCGGGCGATTTTGGTTTCACCGTACACATTCCCAATAGTTATAATTTTAGGTTGGGCGGCTTTCATTCTAAGTTAAGTGATAACACATTTGTAATGCCGTCGTTTATAAATGACCCTTTTGAAACGGCTTTAAAAACGTCTTTTTCCGTAGTAAAAAAAGAAGAAAAACCGAGTGTAGGCTTTGTGGGGCATGCCAAAACGGGTGTTATAAAACACCTAAAATCGGTTTTAAGCCATTTAAAATTTCGATTTAAATTTATGCTGAAAACGACTTATTTTGATAAACAACCTTTTTATCCTTCGGGTATAAAACGGGCACAATACCTTAATATGTTAAAACGTAGCGAAAATCTCCAAACCAATTTTATTTTAAGGAATAACTATCGTGCAGGAGCTAAAGACCAAAAGGCCAAAGCACGAACCACCACAGAATTCTACAACAATATTTTCTATAATTTGTACACGTTTTGTATCCGAGGTGTCGGCAATTTTTCGGTACGGTTTTATGAAACCTTGGCCGTGGGACGTATACCTATTTTGTTGAATACCGATTGTAGGCTGCCTTTATCGAATCTAATCGACTGGAATAAACATGCCGTAATTTTAGACGCGTCAAGTAAAGTGAGTTTAGAGCAACAAATATTGCAATTTCATGAAGCGAAAAGCCATGAAGAGCTGTCTGAAATTCAAAAAAGCAACCGATTGCTTTGGGAAACCCACTTAAGAAGGCATAGTTACTTTATAAAAGTACATGATATATTTGTAGAGCAATTAAAACCTAAGCATGCCTAA
- a CDS encoding glycosyltransferase, which translates to MPKSFTLIVCTYMRPKPLLNLLRSVNQQTLYPNDILIVDGSTNNETETILKKDTFKNLHYFKVEEQDRGLTKQRNFGIKKVSPDSEIICFLDDDTVLEKSYFENLIGTYSQKEDALAVGGYISNEVKWERADSQINPNKFYFDGWMREEPSRFKLRGKIGLLPDVPPGFMPSFSHGRSIGFIPPSNKIYEVELLMGGVASYKKEVFDTIRFSSYFEGYGLYEDADFSLRLAKLGKLYVNTSARLNHYHNQSGRPNTFKYGKMVVRNGWYVWRVKYPLPNLKARLKWNATVGLLTFVRLINTFTTRKRKAALTEGFGRIVGWCSILIDKPKTEA; encoded by the coding sequence ATGCCTAAATCATTTACACTTATAGTTTGTACTTATATGCGGCCCAAACCGCTCTTGAATTTATTGAGGTCGGTAAACCAGCAAACTTTATATCCCAACGACATTTTAATTGTTGACGGATCTACAAATAACGAAACTGAAACAATTTTAAAGAAGGATACTTTTAAAAATCTACATTATTTTAAGGTAGAAGAACAGGATAGAGGGCTCACAAAACAACGAAATTTTGGAATTAAGAAAGTTTCACCCGACTCAGAAATCATATGTTTTTTGGATGATGATACGGTTTTAGAAAAAAGTTATTTTGAAAACTTAATAGGGACTTACAGTCAAAAAGAAGATGCTTTGGCTGTTGGTGGTTACATTTCTAATGAAGTAAAATGGGAAAGGGCAGATAGTCAAATCAATCCGAATAAATTTTATTTTGATGGTTGGATGCGGGAGGAGCCTTCTCGGTTTAAATTAAGAGGTAAAATAGGGTTATTGCCCGATGTGCCCCCCGGATTTATGCCTAGCTTTTCACACGGTCGTTCCATTGGGTTCATACCGCCTTCCAATAAAATTTATGAGGTAGAACTGCTTATGGGAGGGGTGGCTTCGTATAAAAAAGAAGTGTTTGATACAATACGTTTTTCAAGTTATTTTGAAGGGTATGGTTTGTATGAGGATGCCGACTTTTCATTAAGGCTAGCAAAACTCGGGAAATTATATGTGAACACTTCCGCTCGATTAAACCATTACCATAACCAATCTGGCCGCCCCAACACATTTAAATATGGAAAAATGGTTGTTCGGAACGGTTGGTATGTTTGGCGGGTAAAATACCCATTGCCAAACTTGAAAGCAAGATTGAAATGGAATGCGACTGTAGGCTTATTAACTTTTGTCAGGCTGATAAATACTTTTACGACAAGAAAAAGAAAAGCGGCGCTTACTGAAGGTTTTGGGCGTATTGTAGGCTGGTGTTCAATACTTATTGATAAACCAAAAACGGAGGCATGA
- a CDS encoding glycosyltransferase codes for MKFLIITHVEHKSNGTSFSAYAPYVREMNLWLKHVENLTIVAPQTSKIKSEIDLDYKHENIKFNEIPSIQFTDLKNAFVSLFKIPIILIGIYKACNKADHIHLRCPGNIGLLGCLVQIFFPKKNKTAKYAGNWDPNAKQPLSYRIQKWMLSNTFLTKNMSVLVYGNWENQTQNIKPFFTATFKENEIEPIEPRDYSGGLQFVFVGTLVEGKRPSLAIQIIERLQEKGKKVRLDIFGDGVLRGDLEDYVKTKGLNHIIQFHGNQEKQKVKNVLKRAHFLILPSKSEGWPKVIAEAMFFGTIPIATSISCLPDMLGFGNRGILIKLDLDAALEEIERHLNDTENLKQVSKNAANWSQNYTLDFFETEIVKLLKA; via the coding sequence ATGAAATTCTTAATCATCACACATGTCGAGCACAAATCAAATGGTACAAGCTTTTCTGCCTATGCGCCGTATGTTCGCGAAATGAATCTTTGGTTAAAACATGTCGAAAATCTTACAATTGTTGCGCCACAAACTTCAAAAATTAAATCGGAAATTGATTTAGATTACAAACATGAAAATATCAAATTTAACGAGATTCCCTCTATTCAATTCACCGATTTAAAAAATGCGTTTGTTTCACTTTTTAAAATCCCTATTATTCTAATCGGCATTTACAAAGCCTGTAATAAAGCTGACCACATCCACCTACGTTGCCCTGGAAACATTGGTTTGTTGGGCTGTTTGGTGCAAATCTTTTTTCCGAAAAAAAACAAAACGGCCAAATATGCTGGAAATTGGGACCCAAACGCAAAACAACCGCTTAGTTATAGAATTCAAAAATGGATGTTGAGCAACACGTTTTTAACAAAAAATATGTCGGTGTTGGTTTACGGGAATTGGGAAAACCAAACCCAAAACATCAAACCGTTTTTTACGGCCACTTTCAAAGAAAATGAAATAGAACCCATAGAACCACGTGATTATTCAGGCGGCTTGCAATTTGTTTTTGTCGGCACTTTGGTTGAAGGCAAACGCCCATCATTGGCGATTCAAATTATTGAAAGGCTGCAAGAAAAAGGGAAAAAAGTCCGTTTGGACATTTTTGGCGATGGTGTTTTAAGGGGAGATTTAGAGGATTATGTGAAAACCAAAGGTTTAAATCATATTATCCAATTCCATGGAAACCAAGAAAAACAAAAAGTAAAAAACGTTTTAAAGCGAGCTCACTTTTTAATATTGCCATCAAAGTCTGAAGGCTGGCCTAAAGTAATTGCAGAAGCCATGTTTTTTGGAACCATTCCCATAGCGACCTCAATTTCTTGTTTGCCAGATATGCTGGGTTTTGGAAATCGGGGTATTTTAATAAAACTCGATTTGGATGCTGCATTAGAAGAAATAGAAAGGCATTTAAATGACACCGAAAACTTAAAACAGGTGTCGAAAAATGCCGCGAATTGGTCGCAAAACTATACCTTAGACTTTTTTGAAACTGAAATTGTTAAACTCTTAAAAGCTTAA
- a CDS encoding glycosyltransferase, whose translation MRILQLIDSLDAGGAERVAVNLANALVPKVEKSFLCTTRREGLLKESILSDVKYLFLKKKKTIDFSATQKLHRFIKKHRIQIIHAHSTSFFLATIVKFLNPKIVVVWHDHYGNSEFLQNREDKVLKWCSKYFAHTFSVNRPLENWAKQKLKLKNVTNLPNFAVADTKLKLTQLKGEDGKRIICLANLRPQKDHFTLIEAFDEVLKENPEWTLHCIGKDFKDDYSKSIQQKMKAYGVENSVFFYGSKPDVSHILSQCEIGVLSSKSEGLPIALLEYGLSSLAVVATKVGECGNVVLHEANGLLVTSSNSKELANAIRSCIQNQELRTIFASEFNKHVEGHYSEKVQIQTILKVYKQSLTNS comes from the coding sequence ATGCGCATATTACAACTCATAGATTCTTTGGATGCCGGTGGGGCAGAGCGCGTGGCCGTTAACTTGGCCAATGCACTGGTGCCAAAGGTTGAAAAATCGTTTTTGTGTACCACCCGTCGGGAAGGACTTTTAAAGGAAAGTATATTGTCCGATGTCAAGTATTTGTTTCTTAAAAAAAAGAAAACCATTGATTTTTCAGCTACGCAAAAGCTACATCGGTTTATTAAAAAACATCGCATTCAGATTATTCATGCGCATTCTACCTCGTTTTTTCTAGCGACTATTGTAAAATTTTTGAATCCAAAAATAGTGGTGGTTTGGCACGACCATTACGGTAACAGCGAGTTTCTTCAGAATCGCGAAGATAAAGTTTTAAAATGGTGCTCAAAATATTTTGCACATACCTTTAGTGTGAATCGTCCGTTGGAAAATTGGGCCAAACAAAAATTGAAACTCAAAAACGTAACAAATTTGCCTAATTTCGCTGTGGCGGATACCAAATTGAAACTAACTCAATTAAAAGGTGAAGATGGCAAGCGCATTATTTGCTTGGCCAATTTAAGACCGCAAAAAGATCATTTTACTTTAATTGAAGCTTTTGATGAAGTTTTAAAAGAAAATCCAGAATGGACATTGCATTGCATTGGCAAGGATTTTAAAGATGATTATTCAAAATCCATTCAACAAAAAATGAAAGCGTATGGGGTGGAAAACTCAGTGTTTTTCTACGGAAGTAAACCCGATGTATCTCATATTTTAAGTCAGTGTGAGATTGGGGTGTTATCGTCAAAATCAGAAGGATTACCCATAGCATTGTTGGAATATGGTTTGTCCAGTTTAGCTGTGGTAGCGACAAAAGTAGGAGAATGCGGAAACGTTGTTTTACATGAAGCAAATGGATTATTGGTGACTTCCTCTAATTCAAAAGAATTGGCAAATGCGATACGTTCATGTATTCAAAACCAAGAATTAAGGACTATTTTTGCTTCGGAATTCAACAAGCATGTTGAAGGTCATTATTCAGAAAAGGTTCAAATTCAGACGATTTTAAAAGTATATAAGCAGTCCCTAACCAACTCTTGA
- a CDS encoding O-antigen ligase family protein has translation MKNINYIKSILLHLLIGVGVYGLKPLSKIYLLGIFIYFTHKIFKAKPSQRTVTVLLAGSYVVGAEVFLRMTGGSLLYEASKYMVIWFSLMGIFTVKMHKQPIPYILYILLLIPGILVAGFNMSAQTNIRTAIAFNLSGPVCLGIVSIFCYKRKISYQNIHKVLLYMALPLVSTVTYLFVFTPDIRETITGTGSNYAASGGFGPNQVATVLGLGMFVFAARFFMLSPSLFLKTVNGFVLAVMSFRAIVTFSRGGVITALIMVAAFVYFYFMKVNAKAKFRITRVVFLVIGLGVMVWAYSSLQTGGLIENRYANEDALGREKADITTGRTDLISFELEEFFKNPVLGVGVGKIKELREREVGILAASHNEMSRILSEHGLFGLTTLLILLFTPLFIRLKNKSNIFFYSFYFFWFLTINHSSMRIAAPAFVYGLCLLDIQYKTKKNLPKNKNLLNGA, from the coding sequence TTGAAGAACATAAACTACATAAAGTCCATTTTACTGCATTTGCTCATTGGAGTTGGCGTTTATGGGCTAAAACCATTATCTAAAATTTATTTGCTGGGCATATTTATTTATTTCACCCACAAAATATTTAAAGCAAAACCTTCGCAAAGGACCGTTACAGTGCTTTTGGCCGGCAGTTATGTGGTTGGTGCCGAGGTGTTTTTACGAATGACAGGTGGAAGTCTATTGTACGAAGCCTCAAAATATATGGTAATTTGGTTTAGCTTAATGGGGATTTTTACAGTTAAAATGCACAAACAGCCCATACCTTATATTCTGTATATTTTGCTGCTTATTCCAGGAATTTTGGTAGCAGGATTCAATATGAGTGCGCAAACCAATATTAGAACGGCTATAGCTTTTAATTTAAGTGGGCCAGTGTGCTTGGGCATCGTGTCTATTTTTTGCTACAAACGAAAAATAAGCTATCAAAATATTCATAAGGTTTTACTTTATATGGCATTGCCCTTAGTGTCTACTGTGACTTATTTATTTGTTTTCACTCCTGATATCAGGGAAACCATTACAGGAACGGGATCCAATTATGCGGCTTCAGGTGGTTTCGGCCCCAATCAAGTGGCTACGGTTTTAGGTTTGGGCATGTTTGTGTTTGCAGCGAGGTTTTTTATGCTTTCTCCTTCACTTTTTCTTAAAACGGTGAATGGGTTTGTGTTGGCAGTGATGAGTTTTAGGGCTATTGTAACCTTTAGCCGTGGGGGTGTCATTACGGCACTGATTATGGTTGCGGCCTTTGTTTATTTTTATTTTATGAAGGTAAATGCCAAGGCTAAATTTAGAATTACTAGGGTGGTATTCCTGGTAATAGGTTTGGGAGTTATGGTTTGGGCCTATTCGTCTTTGCAAACTGGAGGGTTGATAGAAAACCGGTATGCCAATGAAGATGCTTTAGGGCGCGAAAAAGCAGATATTACTACTGGACGAACCGATTTGATTTCATTTGAATTGGAAGAGTTTTTCAAGAATCCCGTCTTGGGCGTTGGTGTTGGAAAAATTAAGGAATTAAGGGAAAGGGAAGTCGGTATTTTAGCTGCATCTCACAACGAAATGAGCCGAATTTTATCCGAACACGGACTCTTCGGTTTAACGACATTATTAATTTTATTGTTTACGCCTCTTTTTATCCGATTAAAGAATAAATCGAATATATTCTTTTATTCCTTTTATTTTTTCTGGTTTTTAACCATCAATCATTCATCCATGCGTATTGCTGCGCCTGCCTTCGTTTATGGCCTCTGTTTATTGGATATTCAGTATAAAACCAAAAAAAATCTGCCGAAAAATAAAAACCTGCTAAATGGGGCCTAG
- a CDS encoding sugar transferase, translating into MPKSNIHFNLSERKILLRILDIVSVLGVLYCVGHSLHFDYFTITTVNWRWVFVLILYISIFGTIFELYDLQKSSKIEKISTSIVFTVSTTVLFYFLTPFFTPVLPDNRLQILFFYFSILVALFLWRWAYISFIVSPRFYKRVLIIGEISNIETIFETFKTADPNYKIVGFVNCETNKEASVRFNAVPEYSPKQIREVIEKEALSEIVVASYSSENITSEIYYILIKLLEEGFPINEYTQVYEDLTRRIPVQFVGKDFYKYFPFSRNNQNKLYLFFHRLFDVFVSLIGIVLGIVLSPLILIGNFIGNRGPLFYKQERVGKNGKVFNIIKFRTMVKNAELDGAVWSTKGDVRITPFGKFMRNTRIDEIPQFINILKGEMSLIGPRPERPFFVKELSRMLPFYETRHMVKPGLTGWAQVKTRYGSSVDDSLLKLQYDLYYIKHRGFFLDMNVLVKTLSTVIFFRGQ; encoded by the coding sequence ATGCCCAAGAGCAATATCCATTTTAACTTATCTGAGCGCAAAATACTGTTGCGTATTTTAGATATTGTTTCTGTGCTTGGGGTATTGTATTGTGTTGGGCACTCCTTGCATTTCGATTATTTTACTATTACAACGGTAAACTGGAGATGGGTTTTTGTGCTCATTCTTTACATTTCTATTTTTGGGACTATTTTCGAACTTTACGATTTGCAGAAGTCCAGTAAAATTGAAAAGATTTCCACTAGCATCGTGTTTACGGTATCAACCACGGTACTGTTTTATTTTTTAACACCGTTTTTTACTCCGGTGTTGCCCGACAACCGTTTGCAGATTCTGTTTTTCTATTTCTCCATTTTAGTGGCGCTGTTTTTATGGCGATGGGCTTATATTTCATTCATCGTGTCACCTCGGTTTTACAAACGGGTGCTCATTATTGGTGAAATATCAAATATTGAAACCATTTTTGAAACTTTTAAAACGGCCGACCCCAATTATAAAATTGTGGGGTTTGTTAATTGTGAAACCAATAAGGAAGCATCAGTACGGTTTAATGCCGTGCCAGAATATAGTCCAAAACAGATTAGGGAAGTGATTGAAAAAGAAGCGCTTTCCGAAATCGTGGTAGCCAGTTACAGTTCAGAAAATATCACTTCTGAAATTTATTATATACTTATAAAATTACTGGAAGAAGGGTTTCCCATCAATGAATATACCCAGGTTTATGAAGACCTCACACGGCGCATACCTGTGCAGTTTGTGGGAAAGGATTTCTATAAATATTTTCCGTTTAGCCGGAACAACCAAAACAAACTGTATTTGTTTTTCCATCGCCTTTTTGATGTTTTTGTTTCGTTAATTGGGATTGTTTTGGGTATTGTTTTGTCACCCTTAATATTAATTGGAAATTTTATTGGAAACCGAGGCCCATTATTTTACAAACAGGAACGCGTGGGCAAAAATGGTAAGGTGTTTAATATTATCAAATTTCGGACGATGGTAAAAAACGCCGAGCTAGACGGAGCGGTGTGGTCAACCAAAGGCGATGTTCGTATCACGCCTTTTGGTAAATTTATGAGGAACACGCGAATAGACGAAATTCCACAGTTTATCAATATCTTAAAAGGCGAAATGAGTTTGATAGGCCCACGTCCCGAACGTCCGTTTTTTGTTAAGGAATTATCGAGAATGTTGCCGTTTTACGAAACACGCCACATGGTAAAACCCGGATTGACTGGTTGGGCACAGGTAAAAACGCGCTATGGTTCTTCGGTTGATGATAGCTTGCTCAAGTTGCAATACGATCTGTACTATATAAAACACCGTGGTTTTTTTCTCGATATGAATGTGTTGGTAAAAACCCTGAGTACCGTGATTTTCTTCCGCGGACAGTGA
- a CDS encoding DUF4105 domain-containing protein codes for MQKIALFLSFFLVFFTSEAQQNELSDMAEISVLTVGPGTSLNDAFGHSAFRIKDRKKGIDVVYGYGEYDFDAPNFYLKFAQGKLHYLISKTEFSRFYRIYNYYNRSIKEQVLNLNPSEKQRLFDYLINNYKSENRKYLYDFFFDNCATKIKDVTQIALNDSVTFYPPKDYQEATFRTLIQNNLNRNSWGSLGIDVALGSVIDRLATPEQHMFLPENIHLFFGNATIKNSNEPLVKENRIIYTKKETKQPSSFLSSPLFILGIVGLFIILITYKDYKNHTRSKWLDVILFSITGLIGIFILLLWFATDHLGTHQNYNLLWAFALNIFMIGQLLKKQPSAWFVKYVKLLIILLCLLTLHWVIGVQVFAIGLIPLILALFVRYLFLAKRL; via the coding sequence ATGCAAAAAATAGCACTTTTTTTATCGTTCTTTTTAGTTTTTTTCACTTCCGAAGCACAGCAAAATGAGTTGTCAGACATGGCGGAAATCAGCGTGCTTACCGTTGGTCCCGGCACATCGCTTAACGATGCTTTTGGGCATAGTGCATTCAGAATAAAAGACCGAAAAAAGGGCATCGATGTGGTTTATGGCTATGGCGAATACGATTTTGACGCACCCAATTTCTATTTAAAATTTGCCCAGGGAAAACTTCATTATTTAATCAGTAAAACTGAATTTAGTAGATTTTATCGGATTTATAATTATTACAATCGGTCGATAAAAGAACAGGTGCTCAACTTGAACCCTTCTGAAAAACAGCGGTTGTTCGACTATTTAATCAACAACTACAAGTCCGAAAACAGAAAGTACCTTTACGATTTCTTTTTTGATAATTGCGCCACAAAGATTAAAGATGTTACACAAATTGCTTTGAACGATTCGGTGACCTTTTACCCGCCAAAAGACTATCAAGAAGCAACCTTTCGGACTTTAATTCAAAATAATTTAAACCGAAATTCATGGGGAAGTTTGGGTATTGATGTGGCATTGGGCTCGGTTATCGACAGACTAGCTACTCCCGAGCAACATATGTTTTTACCTGAAAACATACATTTGTTCTTTGGAAATGCCACTATAAAAAATAGCAACGAACCGCTGGTGAAAGAAAACCGTATTATTTACACTAAAAAGGAGACCAAACAACCCAGCTCGTTTTTAAGCAGTCCGTTGTTTATTTTAGGGATTGTTGGTCTTTTTATCATTTTGATCACTTACAAAGATTACAAAAATCACACCCGAAGTAAATGGCTGGATGTTATTCTTTTCAGTATTACTGGGCTTATCGGGATTTTTATTTTACTGCTTTGGTTTGCCACCGACCATTTGGGCACCCACCAAAATTACAACTTACTTTGGGCCTTTGCGCTTAATATTTTTATGATTGGCCAATTGCTAAAAAAACAACCAAGTGCATGGTTTGTTAAATACGTAAAACTATTGATTATTCTCCTTTGCCTTTTAACACTACATTGGGTGATTGGTGTACAAGTTTTTGCTATTGGTCTAATTCCGTTGATATTGGCGCTTTTTGTTCGGTATTTGTTTTTGGCGAAAAGGCTTTAA
- a CDS encoding PorV/PorQ family protein, translated as MKPYLTTLIGLLSIALFGQTTRKYSNEFMNIGVDAAALGMSSAVTAHTSDVNSGYWNPAGLLKLEDNQLALMHSSYFANIANYDYAAFAMPLDNQSAVGISLIRFAVDDILNTTQLIDEQGNINYDRISLFSTADYGLTFSYARSLPVRGLNYGVNAKVIRRIIGDFASSWGFGLDAGIQFETNNNWKFGVMARDITTTFNAWAIDEEEFETIRDAVEGQNQELPETTEITIPKLQIGVSKLVDFNYDYTLLTSVNLNVRFEENNDIISTSVASINPALGFEFGYIDMVYLRAGMGNFQNERQFDNSEQLSFQPSFGLGFKYNGIQIDYAFTDIGDQSVALYSNVFSLKLDFSIFR; from the coding sequence TTGAAACCGTACTTAACCACATTAATAGGCTTATTGTCTATCGCCTTGTTTGGTCAAACCACAAGAAAATACTCCAACGAGTTTATGAACATTGGGGTGGATGCAGCCGCATTGGGTATGAGCAGTGCCGTAACCGCGCACACCTCTGATGTGAATTCGGGTTATTGGAATCCCGCCGGACTTCTAAAACTTGAAGACAACCAACTGGCATTAATGCATTCCAGTTATTTTGCCAATATTGCCAACTACGACTATGCCGCTTTTGCTATGCCTTTGGACAACCAAAGTGCTGTGGGGATATCGTTGATTCGGTTTGCTGTTGATGATATTTTGAACACCACCCAACTTATCGACGAGCAAGGCAATATCAATTACGATAGAATCAGTCTGTTTTCAACCGCCGATTATGGTTTAACGTTTTCGTACGCACGCTCGTTACCCGTTCGAGGATTGAATTATGGTGTAAATGCGAAAGTGATTCGAAGAATTATTGGCGATTTTGCGTCCTCGTGGGGTTTTGGTCTCGATGCCGGCATTCAATTTGAAACGAATAACAATTGGAAATTTGGCGTTATGGCGCGAGACATCACAACAACGTTTAATGCTTGGGCCATTGATGAGGAAGAATTCGAAACCATCAGGGATGCCGTTGAAGGTCAAAACCAAGAGTTGCCCGAAACAACCGAAATTACCATTCCGAAACTTCAAATTGGCGTTTCAAAATTGGTTGATTTTAATTATGATTATACGTTGCTCACTTCCGTGAATTTGAATGTCCGTTTCGAGGAAAACAACGATATCATTTCTACTTCTGTGGCGAGCATTAACCCAGCTTTGGGCTTTGAATTTGGGTATATCGATATGGTATATCTACGTGCCGGAATGGGCAATTTCCAAAACGAACGACAGTTTGATAATTCGGAACAGTTGAGCTTTCAGCCCAGTTTTGGTTTGGGTTTTAAATACAACGGCATTCAAATAGATTATGCTTTTACCGATATTGGCGACCAAAGTGTGGCACTATATTCCAACGTATTTTCATTGAAACTCGACTTTAGCATATTCAGATAA
- a CDS encoding CDP-alcohol phosphatidyltransferase family protein — translation MKKHIPNAITLLNLLCGCIAVVFAVNDHFVAAAFFVFLGIFFDFFDGLAARKLNVQSDLGLQLDSLADVVTSGLVPGIVMFKLLGLASGTYESISASGGWGADFYLAPLNVSIMAILGFTITLASAYRLAKFNIDDEQQSYFKGLPTPANALFIVSLPLMIEFQNSDAINAIILNKWFLIAVTVLSCYMLNSNIKLFALKFKDFSFKNNALRYIFIILCVVLLLVLQFAAIPVIILLYVLMSVFDNLTSNKTL, via the coding sequence ATGAAGAAACACATACCCAACGCCATAACACTATTGAATTTATTGTGTGGCTGTATTGCGGTGGTTTTTGCGGTAAACGACCATTTTGTGGCCGCTGCTTTTTTTGTGTTTTTAGGCATTTTTTTCGACTTTTTTGATGGTTTGGCTGCCCGAAAATTGAATGTGCAAAGTGATTTGGGCTTGCAGTTGGATTCTTTGGCCGATGTGGTGACGAGTGGGTTAGTGCCCGGAATTGTAATGTTCAAATTATTGGGCTTGGCATCAGGGACCTATGAATCCATTAGTGCTTCAGGGGGCTGGGGAGCCGATTTTTATCTAGCACCCCTTAATGTATCTATTATGGCTATTTTGGGTTTCACAATTACTTTGGCGTCGGCGTACCGATTGGCAAAATTTAACATAGACGACGAACAGCAAAGCTATTTTAAAGGCTTGCCAACACCGGCCAATGCCTTATTCATTGTATCATTACCCTTAATGATTGAATTTCAAAATAGCGATGCTATTAATGCCATCATTCTTAATAAATGGTTTTTAATTGCGGTAACTGTATTGAGTTGCTATATGCTCAATTCGAACATAAAACTGTTTGCCTTAAAATTCAAGGATTTCAGTTTTAAAAATAATGCCCTACGTTATATTTTCATCATACTTTGTGTGGTGTTGTTGTTGGTTTTGCAATTTGCCGCTATTCCCGTAATCATTTTACTTTATGTTCTTATGTCGGTTTTCGACAATTTAACCTCAAATAAAACGCTTTAA